A single region of the Prochlorococcus marinus str. MIT 0917 genome encodes:
- a CDS encoding aminotransferase class V-fold PLP-dependent enzyme, with protein MNHLIKKIAEKSRSDFPLFNGNNNNLIYLDHAATSQKPQEVIDSLKEYYSFQNANVHRGAHQLSAIATEKFENSRKLTANFINSNNEKEIVFTRNATEAINLVAYTWGNYELQENDEILISLMEHHSNIVPWQLIANTKKCKLIYINIDKNGELDLDDFRKKLSDKTKIVSLVHVSNTLGCCNPIEEISDLAHQKGSLVLLDACQSLAHKPVDIQKLGIDFLAGSSHKLCGPTGIGFLWGREEILKKIPPFLGGGEMINEVFKDNSTWADLPHKFEAGTPAIGEAIGMGTAINYLQSIGLNEIHNYEKELTQYLFEKLEEIDDLKILGPSPLIQPDRGPLATFYIKGIHSNDVAELLDNSNICIRSGHHCCQPLHRFYGIKNTARASLSFTSTPSEIDYLAEELKSVISFLKKNS; from the coding sequence GTGAACCATTTAATAAAAAAGATTGCTGAGAAAAGTAGAAGTGATTTCCCACTATTTAATGGAAATAATAATAATTTAATCTATTTAGATCATGCAGCTACTAGTCAAAAGCCACAAGAAGTTATAGATTCTTTAAAAGAATACTATAGCTTTCAAAACGCTAACGTTCATAGAGGTGCTCATCAGTTGAGTGCAATCGCAACAGAAAAATTTGAAAATTCAAGAAAGTTAACAGCAAATTTTATTAATAGTAATAATGAAAAAGAGATTGTTTTCACGAGGAATGCTACTGAAGCTATCAACCTTGTAGCTTATACATGGGGCAATTATGAACTTCAGGAAAACGACGAGATTTTAATAAGTTTAATGGAGCATCATAGCAATATCGTCCCTTGGCAGTTAATAGCCAACACAAAAAAGTGCAAATTAATTTATATCAATATTGATAAAAATGGAGAACTAGATCTTGATGACTTTAGAAAAAAATTGAGTGATAAAACTAAAATAGTTAGTCTTGTTCATGTCAGTAATACACTAGGTTGTTGTAATCCTATCGAGGAAATTTCAGACCTTGCACATCAAAAAGGTAGCTTAGTCCTTTTAGATGCTTGCCAAAGTCTTGCTCATAAGCCGGTAGATATTCAAAAACTTGGTATTGATTTTCTAGCAGGATCTTCTCATAAACTTTGCGGTCCTACTGGAATAGGTTTTTTATGGGGTAGAGAAGAAATTTTAAAAAAAATTCCTCCTTTCCTTGGTGGAGGAGAGATGATTAATGAAGTTTTTAAGGATAACAGCACTTGGGCAGACTTACCACATAAATTCGAGGCGGGCACCCCAGCTATTGGGGAGGCAATCGGTATGGGAACCGCAATTAATTATTTACAATCAATTGGATTAAACGAAATCCATAATTACGAGAAAGAATTAACACAATATCTTTTTGAGAAATTAGAGGAGATAGATGATTTAAAGATTCTTGGTCCCAGCCCTTTAATCCAGCCTGATAGAGGACCTTTAGCAACTTTTTATATAAAAGGTATTCACTCTAATGATGTTGCTGAGTTACTTGATAACAGCAATATTTGCATAAGGAGTGGTCATCATTGCTGCCAACCACTTCACCGTTTCTATGGAATAAAAAACACAGCCAGAGCAAGCTTGAGCTTTACATCAACTCCATCCGAAATTGATTATCTTGCAGAAGAATTAAAATCAGTAATTTCTTTTTTAAAGAAAAACTCTTAA
- a CDS encoding histidine triad nucleotide-binding protein: MTTIFDKILSGEIPCDEVFSDNKCLAFKDITPQAPTHILIIPRKPIKSLQDIKKEDQELLGHLLLKGTEIANAAGLESWRTIINTGEEAGQTVFHLHIHIIGGRKLSWPPG, from the coding sequence ATGACAACAATTTTCGATAAAATTCTTAGTGGAGAAATACCTTGTGATGAAGTTTTTAGTGATAACAAATGCCTAGCTTTCAAAGATATTACCCCCCAAGCACCTACTCACATTTTAATAATTCCTAGAAAACCCATTAAAAGTCTGCAAGATATAAAAAAAGAAGATCAAGAACTATTGGGTCACTTACTTCTAAAGGGAACCGAAATTGCCAACGCTGCTGGTTTAGAAAGTTGGAGAACCATTATCAATACAGGAGAAGAAGCAGGTCAAACAGTATTTCACCTACACATTCACATCATTGGCGGCAGGAAATTAAGTTGGCCACCAGGGTAA
- a CDS encoding alpha/beta hydrolase family protein: protein MRILDAEKVYGEAPIFKEPRIIGNWVLWLEQRPNEKGRTTALIRPWGQTDVLPQELTPYPCDLRTKIHGYGGAPLTATLDGSDLILTWVDNKDNCLWIRTWSYEGENEKSSSFQFIPKIQSICLTKKNNYFLAGGVIDLEKNIWIGLMEDEEGDHIVSFSLKKTDQYPKIIYSSQGLLGYLALNSKDRKLAWVEWENTSMPWDLNELKLAKLDENVNIINIVNFNNQYLKCTEKVSFFNPIWSCKGDLFVAEDSSGWWNITQIKTDINNNSITISQNQWTIKGDIAFPQWLLGMSSFSCVGANVVGAFAQEGIWTLALFHENGSIKTFDQPFIEFSGLHSHQNRLVAIASSSKITEGIFEIDLLDEIWEHTPASSFSLDPTEISLGESFWFIGSNEENVHAWYYPPLNRQISLPPLLVKSHSGPTGMARCGLDLEVQFWTSRGWAVVDVNYGGSSGFGRQYRDRLRGNWGVIDVLDCTKAAQSLIASGKADKDRIAIVGSSASGFTALGCLMSTDIFSIGACKYAVTDLIGMANSTHRFEEFYLDYLIGNIETDYEKYAKRSPIEHVNYINMPLILFHGLKDKVISSDQSIAIKDELLKRGIPVQINLFENEGHGFKDGKIKVDVLKKTEAFFRQYLDI, encoded by the coding sequence ATGAGAATCTTGGATGCTGAAAAAGTTTATGGAGAAGCTCCAATATTTAAAGAGCCTCGAATAATAGGTAATTGGGTTTTATGGTTAGAACAAAGACCAAACGAAAAGGGAAGAACTACAGCTTTAATTAGACCTTGGGGACAAACAGACGTATTACCTCAAGAGTTAACACCTTATCCATGCGATTTAAGGACAAAAATACATGGATATGGTGGAGCTCCTTTAACAGCTACTCTCGATGGATCAGATCTGATATTGACTTGGGTAGACAATAAAGACAACTGCTTATGGATCAGAACTTGGTCTTATGAGGGAGAAAATGAAAAATCTTCTTCTTTTCAATTCATCCCTAAAATACAATCAATTTGTCTTACAAAAAAAAATAATTATTTTCTTGCAGGTGGCGTAATTGATCTTGAAAAAAATATTTGGATTGGATTGATGGAAGATGAAGAAGGAGATCATATAGTTTCTTTTTCTCTAAAAAAAACTGATCAATATCCAAAAATTATTTATTCATCTCAGGGATTATTAGGTTATCTTGCCCTAAATTCTAAAGATAGAAAATTGGCATGGGTTGAGTGGGAAAATACTTCAATGCCATGGGATTTAAATGAATTAAAATTAGCTAAATTAGATGAGAATGTAAATATTATCAATATAGTAAATTTTAATAATCAATATTTAAAATGTACCGAAAAAGTATCATTTTTTAATCCCATTTGGTCCTGTAAAGGTGATCTTTTTGTTGCTGAAGATAGTAGTGGCTGGTGGAATATAACACAGATTAAAACTGACATTAATAATAATTCAATTACTATTTCTCAGAATCAATGGACTATTAAGGGTGACATTGCTTTCCCACAATGGCTCCTTGGGATGTCTAGCTTTTCATGTGTGGGGGCTAATGTCGTTGGGGCTTTTGCTCAAGAAGGAATTTGGACTTTAGCTTTATTTCACGAAAATGGATCGATCAAGACTTTTGATCAGCCTTTTATTGAGTTCTCAGGTCTTCATTCGCATCAAAATCGACTTGTTGCAATTGCCAGTAGTTCAAAAATTACTGAAGGTATTTTTGAAATAGATTTATTGGATGAAATTTGGGAACATACTCCTGCCTCTTCATTTAGCTTGGATCCAACGGAAATAAGTCTTGGCGAATCTTTTTGGTTTATCGGATCGAATGAAGAGAATGTACATGCTTGGTATTACCCACCTCTTAATAGACAAATATCATTACCTCCTTTGTTGGTGAAAAGTCATAGCGGACCTACAGGTATGGCTCGTTGTGGATTGGATCTTGAGGTGCAATTTTGGACATCAAGAGGTTGGGCCGTTGTAGATGTTAATTATGGAGGCTCTTCTGGTTTTGGTCGTCAATATAGAGATCGATTGAGAGGCAATTGGGGAGTAATCGATGTTTTGGATTGCACTAAAGCAGCTCAGTCATTGATTGCATCTGGGAAGGCTGATAAGGATCGCATAGCAATTGTAGGGAGTAGCGCATCTGGTTTTACCGCTTTAGGTTGCTTAATGTCTACTGATATTTTTAGTATCGGAGCATGTAAATATGCTGTAACTGATTTGATAGGCATGGCTAATTCAACGCATAGATTTGAAGAATTTTATTTAGATTATTTAATAGGCAATATAGAAACTGATTATGAAAAATATGCTAAAAGATCGCCAATTGAACATGTTAATTATATCAATATGCCATTAATTTTATTTCATGGATTAAAAGATAAAGTTATATCTTCTGATCAATCTATTGCAATCAAAGATGAATTATTAAAACGTGGAATTCCAGTTCAAATAAATTTGTTTGAGAACGAAGGTCATGGATTTAAAGACGGCAAAATAAAAGTTGATGTATTAAAAAAAACTGAGGCTTTTTTTAGACAATATCTAGATATTTAA
- a CDS encoding ABC transporter ATP-binding protein/permease codes for MTSSISKAQKGLVSQLIKLRKLTQPYFLPYTKNNGWLFVYLLIALLFCVGGTVLFLLTGLMSLLTNLAPAITNQFLGGVQNSLKVIWDGPAGIIISSLFALGIFSFITVRGQLRQRRWLPWLLLGVIILMLLSVNGINAGITFLVRDITNALIQKDENESYKNLWILGICFIAALPIRSFQFYFSAKLQLLWREWLSKSLIKDYLDDRTYYILNPNDESDTNVDNPDQRITEDARDFTAQTIDLSLNIFDSLLVFSLNIFILLSISKELTLALIVYATLVSSLLLFASRKLFKLNYDQLRFEADFRYGLVHVRNNAESIAFYSGENQEEKEVSRRLKSVVDNFNLLIIWEALLRVLQRSGIYGSVFIPFIILAGPILSGQMDYGSFQQANLNYNLLEGSLFFIIYKIEALARFSASIGRLEGFQSNMNEIRNDQFDDFKVEIKTNDSIILKNVSIKTPGKENFLINNLNLSIESGQSLLVVGPSGCGKTSLLRSISGLWAIQSGEIETPSNGDLLFIPQKPYMTLGSLREQLCYPLDKNRFSDEHLKAVLEEVKLPQIIQRYPDLDIKQDWQRLLSLGEQQRLAFARLLLNSPKYVVLDEATSALDVNTEKHLYELLKQRDMACISVGHRPTLKNYHETVLEITGNKAWRLLPAESYQFTEN; via the coding sequence ATGACCTCATCTATTTCGAAAGCCCAAAAAGGACTAGTAAGCCAACTTATTAAATTAAGAAAACTCACTCAGCCATATTTTCTACCTTATACCAAGAACAATGGCTGGCTATTTGTCTATTTATTAATAGCTTTATTATTTTGTGTAGGAGGAACAGTTCTATTCTTACTAACAGGTTTAATGAGCCTGTTAACCAACTTAGCTCCAGCAATAACAAACCAATTTTTAGGAGGTGTTCAAAATTCCTTAAAGGTCATTTGGGATGGTCCTGCAGGAATAATAATTTCAAGTCTGTTTGCATTAGGAATTTTTTCATTTATTACGGTTCGTGGTCAGTTAAGGCAAAGAAGATGGCTTCCTTGGCTTTTGCTAGGAGTAATTATATTAATGTTATTGTCTGTCAACGGAATTAACGCTGGAATTACTTTTCTTGTCAGAGATATAACTAATGCGCTAATACAAAAAGATGAAAATGAAAGTTATAAAAATTTGTGGATTCTTGGAATTTGTTTTATTGCAGCTCTTCCAATAAGAAGCTTCCAATTTTATTTTTCAGCAAAGCTTCAGCTTTTATGGAGAGAGTGGTTATCCAAAAGCCTAATAAAAGACTATTTAGACGATAGGACATATTATATCTTAAATCCCAACGATGAATCTGACACTAATGTAGACAATCCAGATCAAAGAATTACAGAAGATGCCAGAGACTTTACTGCTCAAACAATTGATCTCTCACTAAATATTTTTGATTCTTTATTAGTATTTTCATTAAACATTTTTATTTTACTGAGTATAAGCAAAGAGCTAACACTTGCTCTGATAGTTTATGCCACATTAGTTTCATCTTTGCTACTTTTTGCTAGTAGAAAATTGTTTAAATTAAATTATGATCAATTAAGATTTGAAGCTGATTTTCGCTATGGTCTTGTTCATGTAAGAAACAACGCAGAATCAATTGCATTTTATTCTGGTGAAAATCAAGAAGAAAAAGAAGTCAGTAGAAGACTAAAGTCTGTAGTTGATAACTTTAATCTTTTAATAATATGGGAAGCATTATTAAGAGTGCTACAACGCTCTGGAATTTACGGAAGTGTTTTTATTCCTTTCATTATTCTTGCAGGACCAATTCTTAGCGGCCAAATGGACTATGGAAGTTTTCAACAAGCCAATTTGAACTATAACCTTCTTGAGGGATCTCTATTTTTTATCATTTACAAAATAGAGGCTTTGGCTAGATTCTCAGCTTCCATAGGCAGACTGGAAGGATTTCAATCAAACATGAATGAGATCAGAAATGACCAATTTGATGACTTCAAAGTAGAAATTAAAACGAACGATTCTATTATTCTTAAAAATGTAAGTATTAAAACTCCAGGGAAAGAGAATTTCCTAATTAATAACTTAAATCTAAGTATTGAGTCAGGTCAAAGTTTGCTTGTAGTAGGACCTTCTGGTTGCGGTAAGACATCTTTACTTCGATCTATTAGCGGTCTCTGGGCAATCCAATCTGGTGAAATAGAAACACCCTCAAACGGAGATTTACTATTTATCCCTCAAAAACCGTATATGACTCTTGGCTCTTTGAGAGAACAGCTTTGTTACCCATTAGATAAAAATAGATTCAGTGATGAGCATCTAAAAGCCGTTTTAGAGGAAGTCAAGTTACCTCAAATTATCCAAAGGTATCCTGATCTAGATATCAAACAAGATTGGCAAAGGCTTTTATCTCTTGGAGAGCAACAAAGATTAGCTTTCGCAAGACTTTTACTAAATTCACCAAAATATGTTGTTTTAGATGAAGCAACAAGCGCACTAGACGTAAATACAGAAAAGCATCTTTATGAACTTCTTAAGCAACGTGATATGGCATGCATTAGCGTTGGTCATAGGCCAACCCTAAAGAACTATCATGAAACTGTGCTTGAAATCACGGGAAACAAAGCTTGGCGATTATTGCCCGCTGAAAGTTACCAATTTACAGAGAACTAA
- the sufC gene encoding Fe-S cluster assembly ATPase SufC has protein sequence MISSTSETILSIEDLHASVEDQEILHGVNLLVKAGEIHAIMGRNGSGKSTLSKVIAGHPSYKVLSGSIQFKGKDILELEPEERARIGIFLGFQYPVEIPGVSNLEFLRVATNSRRKELLKSELDTFEFEDLVKERLKIVEMDQAFLQRSVNEGFSGGEKKRNEILQMALLEPVISILDETDSGLDIDALRIVASGINRLSQPNSATILITHYQRLLNEITPDFVHIMADGKIIKTGNKELAIDLEKSGYEFIDKNTKEKEMAK, from the coding sequence GTGATCTCATCAACTTCAGAAACAATATTATCTATTGAAGATCTGCATGCAAGTGTTGAGGATCAAGAGATACTTCATGGAGTCAATCTGTTAGTAAAAGCAGGAGAAATCCATGCGATCATGGGTCGCAATGGGAGCGGAAAAAGTACACTTTCAAAAGTTATAGCCGGTCACCCATCTTACAAAGTTTTATCGGGATCTATACAATTTAAAGGTAAGGATATTCTTGAGCTCGAACCTGAAGAACGAGCAAGAATTGGCATTTTCCTTGGTTTTCAATACCCAGTAGAAATTCCTGGTGTTAGTAATCTCGAGTTCTTAAGAGTTGCCACCAATTCAAGAAGAAAAGAATTACTTAAAAGTGAATTAGATACTTTTGAATTCGAAGATCTAGTAAAAGAAAGATTGAAAATAGTTGAAATGGATCAAGCCTTTCTACAAAGAAGCGTAAATGAAGGTTTTTCTGGAGGAGAGAAAAAACGCAACGAGATTCTTCAAATGGCTCTTCTTGAACCGGTAATATCAATACTCGATGAAACTGACTCAGGACTTGATATTGATGCTCTGAGAATTGTTGCATCTGGGATAAATAGACTCTCTCAACCAAATTCCGCAACTATTTTAATCACCCATTATCAAAGACTGCTCAATGAAATTACTCCGGACTTTGTACACATAATGGCTGATGGAAAGATAATAAAAACTGGCAACAAAGAACTAGCCATTGACCTTGAGAAATCAGGATATGAATTTATTGACAAAAATACCAAAGAGAAGGAAATGGCAAAATGA
- the sufB gene encoding Fe-S cluster assembly protein SufB: MTQSNTVEEIVSQPYKYGFITEIETEKIPKGLNEDVIRLISAKKNEPGFLLKFRLRAYEQWLKMKEPDWSGLTYSKVDYQDLVYYAAPKQDIKKKSLDEVDPKLLETFEKLGIPLSEQKRLSNVAVDAVFDSVSIATTYKEKLAEHGVIFCSISEAISEYPDLVEKYMGSVVPINDNFFAALNSAVFSDGSFVYIPKGVVCPMELSSYFRINSGDTGQFERTLIIAEDSSSVSYLEGCTAPMFDTNTLHAAVVELVALDNASIKYSTVQNWYAGNEEGVGGIYNFVTKRGECRGKKSKISWSQVETGSAITWKYPSCVLQGDNSIGEFYSIALTNNCQKADTGTKMIHIGKNTKSKIVSKGISAGKSKNSYRGLVSISPNAEGSRNYSQCDSMLIGDKASANTYPYIQSKQPQSNIEHEASTCRISEDQLFYLQSRGIDFEESVSMLVSGFCSDVFNELPMEFASEADKLLALKLEGSVG, from the coding sequence ATGACCCAATCTAATACTGTCGAAGAAATTGTTTCACAACCTTATAAATACGGTTTTATAACTGAAATTGAAACTGAAAAAATCCCAAAAGGATTGAATGAAGATGTTATTAGGTTAATTTCCGCCAAAAAAAATGAACCAGGTTTTTTATTAAAATTTCGTTTAAGAGCTTACGAACAATGGTTGAAAATGAAAGAACCTGACTGGTCTGGCTTAACTTATTCCAAAGTAGATTATCAAGATCTAGTTTATTATGCAGCCCCTAAACAAGACATAAAGAAGAAGAGTTTAGATGAAGTTGATCCTAAATTACTTGAAACTTTTGAAAAGCTTGGAATACCACTTAGTGAGCAAAAAAGATTATCTAATGTAGCCGTAGATGCTGTATTTGACAGTGTTTCCATAGCGACAACATACAAGGAAAAACTAGCTGAACATGGAGTAATATTCTGCTCTATTAGTGAAGCGATTAGCGAATATCCAGATCTCGTTGAAAAATATATGGGTAGTGTTGTTCCTATCAATGATAACTTTTTTGCAGCCCTAAATTCTGCAGTTTTCAGTGACGGTTCTTTTGTTTACATACCCAAAGGTGTCGTATGTCCTATGGAATTATCATCTTATTTTAGAATAAATTCAGGCGACACTGGTCAATTCGAACGAACTTTAATTATCGCAGAAGATTCTTCCTCCGTTAGTTATCTAGAGGGCTGTACAGCGCCTATGTTTGATACCAATACACTTCATGCTGCTGTTGTTGAGCTTGTCGCACTCGATAATGCATCTATTAAATATTCAACCGTGCAAAATTGGTATGCAGGCAATGAGGAGGGGGTTGGAGGAATATATAACTTCGTCACAAAAAGAGGGGAATGTAGAGGGAAGAAAAGCAAAATAAGCTGGTCTCAAGTCGAAACAGGATCTGCAATTACATGGAAATACCCAAGTTGCGTATTACAAGGAGACAATTCCATTGGTGAGTTTTATTCAATTGCACTCACTAATAATTGTCAGAAAGCAGATACTGGGACAAAAATGATTCACATAGGCAAAAACACAAAATCAAAAATCGTAAGTAAAGGAATCAGTGCTGGAAAATCAAAGAATAGCTATCGAGGTCTTGTATCCATAAGCCCAAATGCTGAGGGCTCTCGAAATTACAGTCAATGTGACTCCATGTTAATAGGTGACAAAGCCAGTGCAAATACATACCCATATATTCAATCCAAACAACCTCAATCAAATATCGAACATGAAGCTAGTACTTGTAGGATTTCAGAAGATCAACTTTTTTACTTACAAAGTAGAGGAATTGATTTCGAGGAATCAGTTTCAATGTTAGTCAGTGGATTTTGTAGTGATGTTTTCAATGAATTACCTATGGAGTTTGCATCTGAGGCTGATAAACTTTTAGCTTTAAAATTAGAGGGTTCGGTTGGATAA
- the def gene encoding peptide deformylase, whose protein sequence is MAGSFAQLAKNAEKKKPSISVSKEPVKNPPLKVYQLGHEALRTPANRIVKVDDSIRKLVKDMLITMYSSKGIGLAAPQVGIKKRLLVIDLNFEDPNSPPMVFINPEIISSSASLDTYEEGCLSIPGVYLNVIRPSSIKLSYRDEMGRPKKMNADGLMARCIQHEIDHLNGVCFVDKVTDEEELKKQLNEHNFNQSDVIKETN, encoded by the coding sequence TTGGCTGGCAGTTTTGCTCAACTTGCAAAAAATGCAGAAAAAAAGAAGCCCTCAATTTCAGTTTCGAAAGAACCTGTCAAGAATCCCCCTTTGAAGGTGTATCAACTGGGACACGAGGCTTTAAGGACTCCAGCTAATCGTATCGTGAAAGTTGATGATTCAATTAGAAAGTTAGTGAAAGATATGCTCATAACTATGTATTCATCAAAAGGTATTGGCTTAGCGGCACCTCAAGTAGGAATAAAAAAGAGATTATTAGTGATTGATTTAAATTTTGAAGATCCAAATTCCCCACCGATGGTATTTATAAATCCTGAGATAATTTCATCTAGTGCAAGCTTAGATACATATGAAGAAGGTTGTCTAAGTATCCCTGGTGTTTACCTTAATGTGATTAGGCCCTCCTCCATCAAATTAAGTTATCGGGATGAAATGGGTAGACCAAAAAAAATGAACGCAGATGGGCTCATGGCAAGATGCATTCAGCACGAAATAGACCACCTAAATGGTGTCTGTTTTGTTGATAAAGTCACTGATGAAGAAGAGTTGAAAAAACAATTAAATGAGCATAACTTCAATCAAAGTGATGTAATAAAAGAAACGAATTGA
- the sufD gene encoding Fe-S cluster assembly protein SufD: MKSSTLCHDWLDSLPTTEGYLKNEQSIGREFLLEKGMPSKKDEAWRLSNFNKLNNFLSLPIIIDRKDIKYKSKSIFPAKDENRERIIINPNKNNLLNINLPNGIEKLNNREIEDNLGKIVKSTNIKNDISVSLNQASSIELLALKVKRNFNQSLEIVIPSIEGKSVSTRILLLIEEGAKLDLLQIFKGNNNSAQNHLIEIKLESNVDFTHGLISLGEEKESSSICTLAVEQSANSKYSLHSIHHGWDYARFEPRIIQSEGEASTIIKGLQVTKSKEQISTHSLIRFEGPNGKLDQLQKAVASEYSHCIFNGSIEVPQKAQKTEAAQLSRNLLLSKRARIDTKPELEIVADDVRCTHGATVSQLQDEELFYLLSRGIDNKHANSLLLQGYYDEVISHFPKSAGKWDFIEKLIQDIKK, translated from the coding sequence ATGAAATCATCAACTCTTTGCCACGATTGGCTTGACTCTCTTCCTACAACTGAGGGCTATTTAAAAAACGAACAATCAATAGGACGAGAATTTCTCTTAGAGAAAGGGATGCCTTCTAAGAAAGATGAAGCATGGCGATTATCCAACTTCAACAAGTTAAATAATTTTTTGTCTTTACCAATAATTATCGATAGAAAAGATATTAAATATAAATCAAAATCTATCTTTCCAGCAAAGGATGAAAACAGAGAAAGAATTATAATTAATCCTAATAAAAATAATCTTTTAAATATTAATCTACCTAATGGAATTGAGAAGCTAAACAACAGAGAAATTGAAGATAATCTTGGCAAAATAGTAAAGTCAACTAATATAAAAAATGACATTTCGGTATCTCTTAATCAGGCCTCAAGCATAGAGCTTCTTGCTTTAAAAGTTAAACGTAATTTCAATCAATCATTAGAAATAGTAATTCCATCAATAGAGGGAAAGTCAGTCTCAACTAGAATCTTACTCCTGATAGAGGAGGGGGCAAAATTAGATCTTTTACAAATTTTCAAAGGTAATAATAATTCAGCACAAAATCATCTAATCGAAATAAAACTAGAGTCTAACGTAGATTTCACTCATGGGTTAATTTCTTTGGGTGAAGAAAAAGAATCCTCCTCAATTTGTACTTTGGCCGTAGAACAATCAGCAAATAGCAAATACTCTCTTCATTCAATTCATCATGGTTGGGATTATGCCCGATTTGAACCAAGAATAATTCAAAGTGAAGGAGAAGCTTCAACAATTATCAAAGGGCTTCAAGTCACTAAATCAAAAGAGCAAATATCCACACACTCTTTAATTAGATTTGAAGGTCCAAATGGAAAGCTAGATCAATTACAAAAAGCCGTGGCTTCTGAATATTCCCATTGCATTTTTAATGGTTCGATTGAAGTTCCTCAAAAAGCACAAAAAACAGAAGCTGCCCAGCTAAGTAGAAATTTATTACTTTCCAAGCGCGCCAGAATAGATACAAAACCAGAGCTTGAAATAGTTGCTGATGATGTTAGGTGTACTCATGGAGCAACTGTAAGCCAACTCCAAGATGAGGAATTATTTTATTTACTTAGTAGAGGTATTGATAATAAACATGCTAATTCTTTGTTATTACAAGGATATTATGATGAAGTAATTTCACACTTTCCTAAAAGTGCTGGAAAATGGGATTTTATTGAAAAGTTAATACAAGATATAAAAAAGTGA